In the Aythya fuligula isolate bAytFul2 chromosome 8, bAytFul2.pri, whole genome shotgun sequence genome, one interval contains:
- the RPL5 gene encoding 60S ribosomal protein L5 yields the protein MGFVKVVKNKAYFKRYQVKFRRRREGKTDYYARKRLVIQDKNKYNTPKYRMIVRVTNRDIICQIAYARIEGDMIVCAAYAHELPKYGVKVGLTNYAAAYCTGLLLARRLLNKFGLDKIYEGQVEVTGDEYNVESVDGKPGAFTCYLDAGLARTTTGNKVFGALKGAVDGGLSIPHSTKRFPGYDSESKEFNAEVHRKHIMGQNVADYMRYLMEEDEDAYKKQFSQYIKNNVTPDGMEEMYKKAHAAIRDNPVHEKKPKREVKKKRVNSSKMSLAQRKDRVAQKKASFLRAQERAADS from the exons ATG GGGTTTGTGAAAGTTGTCAAGAATAAGGCCTACTTCAAGAGATACCAAGTGAAATTCAGGAGAAGGAGAG agggaaaaactGATTACTATGCTCGTAAGCGTTTGGTAATTCAGGATAAAAACAAGTACAACACCCCTAAATATAGGATGATTGTACGTGTTACCAACAGAGACATAATTTGCCAG atTGCCTATGCTAGGATCGAAGGCGACATGATTGTCTGTGCTGCTTATGCCCATGAGCTACCAAAATACGGTGTGAAGGTTGGCCTGACCAATTATGCAGCAGCATACTGCACAGGTCTGCTTTTGGCACGCAGG CTTCTGAATAAATTTGGCCTTGATAAGATCTATGAAGGCCAAGTTGAAGTGACTGGTGATGAATACAATGTGGAAAGTGTGGATGGAAAGCCTGGTGCTTTCACATGCTACCTTGATGCAGGTCTTGCCAGAACTACTACTGGAAACAAAGTTTTTGGTGCTCTGAAGGGTGCAGTGGATGGTGGTCTCTCCATCCCTCATAG TACCAAGCGTTTCCCTGGTTATGactcagaaagcaaagaattcAATGCAGAGGTTCACCGCAAGCATATCATGGGCCAAAATGTTGCAGATTATATGCGTTACCTGAtggaggaggatgaagatgcTTACAAAAAACAATTCTCCCAATACATAAAGAACAATGTAACACCTGATGGG ATGGAAGAAATGTACAAAAAAGCCCATGCTGCTATACGGGATAATCCAGTCCATGAAAAGAAACCCAAGAGAGAAGTCAAGAAAAAGAG AGTGAACAGTTCCAAGATGTCCCTTGCCCAGAGGAAAGACCGTGTTGCTCAGAAGAAGGCTAGCTTCCTCAGGGCACAGGAGCGTGCAGCTGATAGTTAA
- the DIPK1A gene encoding divergent protein kinase domain 1A isoform X2, translated as MCHCHGEAALPGGLAPAAPLRAGTFLIHADEISLHLLCDKYKTGVIDGSACSSLCAKETLYFGKCLSTKPNKQMYLGIWGNLQGVIKCQMEEAAQFDFGTDPEPRKEIVLFDKPTRGTTVEKFKEMVYGLFKAKLGEQGNLSELVNLILSFADGNKDGRVSLPEAKSAWALLQLDEFLLMVILQDKEHTPKLMGFCGDLYVIERVEYTSLYGISLPWIIELFIPSGFRRSMDQWFTPSWPRKAKIAIGLLEFVEDIFHGPYGNFLMCDTSAKNLGYNDKYDLKMMDMRKIVPEMNLKEMIKDRPCESDMDCVYGTDCRTVCDQSKMRCTTEVIQPNLAKVCQLLKDYLLRGAPSDIHEELEKQLYLCIALKVTANQMEMEHSLILNNLKMLLWKKISHTNDS; from the exons GTACGTTTCTCATACATGCGGATGAAATATCTCTTCATCTCTTG TGTGACAAATACAAGACTGGAGTTATTGATGGGTCAGCATGTAGCAGTCTTTGTGCGAAAGAAACActatattttggaaaatgtttgtcAACAAAGCCCAATAAGCAG ATGTATTTAGGAATCTGGGGAAATCTGCAAGGAGTTATAAAATGCCAGATGGAAGAAGCTGCTCAGTTTGATTTTGGTACTGATCCAGAACCAAGGAAGGAAATAGTTCTATTCGATAAACCAACAAGAGGAACCACTGttgaaaaattcaaagaaatggTGTATGGTCTTTTTAAA gcAAAATTGGGTGAACAAGGAAATCTTTCAGAACTGGTTAATCTCATCTTATCTTTTGCTGATGGAAACAAAGACGGTAGAGTTTCTTTGCCTGAAGCAAAGTCTGCATGGGCACTTCTGCAGCTAGATGAGTTCCTGTTAATGGTGATCTTACAGGACAAAGAACATACTCCCAAGCTGATGGGTTTTTGTGGGGATCTTTATGTAATTGAAAGAGTTGAATATACCTCTCTCTATGGAATCAGTCTTCCATGGATTATAGaacttttcattccttctggTTTCAGAAGAAGCATGGACCAGTGGTTTACTCCATCGTGGccaagaaaggcaaaaatagCTATAGGGCTTTTAGAATTTGTGGAAGATATTTTCCATGGACCTTATGGAAACTTTCTTATGTGTGATACAAGTGCCAAAAACTTGGGATACAATGATAAATATGATTTGAAAATGATGGACATGAGGAAAATTGTGCCAGAAATGAATTTGAAGGAAATGATTAAAGATCGTCCTTGTGAATCAGACATGGACTGTGTCTACGGTACAGACTGTAGAACTGTATGTGACCAAAGTAAAATGAGATGTACCACAGAAGTTATTCAGCCAAACTTGGCAAAAGTCTGTCAGCTACTTAAAGACTATCTGCTTCGTGGTGCTCCTTCGGATATCCATGAAGAACTAGAAAAACAACTGTATTTGTGTATTGCCCTTAAAGTCACAGCAAATCAGATGGAAATGGAGCATTCTTTAATACTCAATAACCTTAAAATGttactgtggaagaaaatttcCCATACAAATGATTCTTAG
- the DIPK1A gene encoding divergent protein kinase domain 1A isoform X1, translated as MARRLFPGAWLRQPHYAQVRFSYMRMKYLFISWLVVFIGSWVMYVQYSTYTELCRGHDCRKIICDKYKTGVIDGSACSSLCAKETLYFGKCLSTKPNKQMYLGIWGNLQGVIKCQMEEAAQFDFGTDPEPRKEIVLFDKPTRGTTVEKFKEMVYGLFKAKLGEQGNLSELVNLILSFADGNKDGRVSLPEAKSAWALLQLDEFLLMVILQDKEHTPKLMGFCGDLYVIERVEYTSLYGISLPWIIELFIPSGFRRSMDQWFTPSWPRKAKIAIGLLEFVEDIFHGPYGNFLMCDTSAKNLGYNDKYDLKMMDMRKIVPEMNLKEMIKDRPCESDMDCVYGTDCRTVCDQSKMRCTTEVIQPNLAKVCQLLKDYLLRGAPSDIHEELEKQLYLCIALKVTANQMEMEHSLILNNLKMLLWKKISHTNDS; from the exons GTACGTTTCTCATACATGCGGATGAAATATCTCTTCATCTCTTGGTTAGTAGTATTTATTGGCAGCTGGGTTATGTATGTCCAGTACTCTACCTACACAGAACTATGCAGAGGACATGACTGTAGGAAAATAATA TGTGACAAATACAAGACTGGAGTTATTGATGGGTCAGCATGTAGCAGTCTTTGTGCGAAAGAAACActatattttggaaaatgtttgtcAACAAAGCCCAATAAGCAG ATGTATTTAGGAATCTGGGGAAATCTGCAAGGAGTTATAAAATGCCAGATGGAAGAAGCTGCTCAGTTTGATTTTGGTACTGATCCAGAACCAAGGAAGGAAATAGTTCTATTCGATAAACCAACAAGAGGAACCACTGttgaaaaattcaaagaaatggTGTATGGTCTTTTTAAA gcAAAATTGGGTGAACAAGGAAATCTTTCAGAACTGGTTAATCTCATCTTATCTTTTGCTGATGGAAACAAAGACGGTAGAGTTTCTTTGCCTGAAGCAAAGTCTGCATGGGCACTTCTGCAGCTAGATGAGTTCCTGTTAATGGTGATCTTACAGGACAAAGAACATACTCCCAAGCTGATGGGTTTTTGTGGGGATCTTTATGTAATTGAAAGAGTTGAATATACCTCTCTCTATGGAATCAGTCTTCCATGGATTATAGaacttttcattccttctggTTTCAGAAGAAGCATGGACCAGTGGTTTACTCCATCGTGGccaagaaaggcaaaaatagCTATAGGGCTTTTAGAATTTGTGGAAGATATTTTCCATGGACCTTATGGAAACTTTCTTATGTGTGATACAAGTGCCAAAAACTTGGGATACAATGATAAATATGATTTGAAAATGATGGACATGAGGAAAATTGTGCCAGAAATGAATTTGAAGGAAATGATTAAAGATCGTCCTTGTGAATCAGACATGGACTGTGTCTACGGTACAGACTGTAGAACTGTATGTGACCAAAGTAAAATGAGATGTACCACAGAAGTTATTCAGCCAAACTTGGCAAAAGTCTGTCAGCTACTTAAAGACTATCTGCTTCGTGGTGCTCCTTCGGATATCCATGAAGAACTAGAAAAACAACTGTATTTGTGTATTGCCCTTAAAGTCACAGCAAATCAGATGGAAATGGAGCATTCTTTAATACTCAATAACCTTAAAATGttactgtggaagaaaatttcCCATACAAATGATTCTTAG
- the DIPK1A gene encoding divergent protein kinase domain 1A isoform X3, translated as MARRLFPGAWLRQPHYAQVRFSYMRMKYLFISWLVVFIGSWVMYVQYSTYTELCRGHDCRKIICDKYKTGVIDGSACSSLCAKETLYFGKCLSTKPNKQMYLGIWGNLQGVIKCQMEEAAQFDFGTDPEPRKEIVLFDKPTRGTTVEKFKEMVYGLFKVEAGMRLACLQLSLV; from the exons GTACGTTTCTCATACATGCGGATGAAATATCTCTTCATCTCTTGGTTAGTAGTATTTATTGGCAGCTGGGTTATGTATGTCCAGTACTCTACCTACACAGAACTATGCAGAGGACATGACTGTAGGAAAATAATA TGTGACAAATACAAGACTGGAGTTATTGATGGGTCAGCATGTAGCAGTCTTTGTGCGAAAGAAACActatattttggaaaatgtttgtcAACAAAGCCCAATAAGCAG ATGTATTTAGGAATCTGGGGAAATCTGCAAGGAGTTATAAAATGCCAGATGGAAGAAGCTGCTCAGTTTGATTTTGGTACTGATCCAGAACCAAGGAAGGAAATAGTTCTATTCGATAAACCAACAAGAGGAACCACTGttgaaaaattcaaagaaatggTGTATGGTCTTTTTAAA GTGGAAGCTGGTATGCGTCTTGCATGTCTACAGCTTTCATTggtatag